A stretch of the Photobacterium sp. CCB-ST2H9 genome encodes the following:
- a CDS encoding PhzF family phenazine biosynthesis protein — protein sequence MEIYQVFGKSADRGGNIMAVSDVAENPMDSGIPVVVVISDSHCADVRFRFFYPDSKEAPICGHALLGAASHLKSSVFSVETGTGISQVRKQGDQVSVSMAPSVAVPPNFSDVAEAGWFGLSPAQMLAQGIFSAGKPKWCIELDSLESLNAVHFELEALAAWNQGKNFSGYILYTRTEEGIYARASNPLYNIPEDPACAVCCAALPFTDFPQAVHMGYPAYDNLIHLHTEDETLWVGGYVYRRKGE from the coding sequence ATGGAAATCTATCAGGTATTTGGCAAGAGTGCGGATCGGGGCGGGAACATCATGGCTGTGTCGGATGTGGCCGAAAATCCGATGGACTCAGGTATTCCTGTGGTTGTTGTGATATCTGACAGCCACTGTGCCGATGTGCGTTTTCGCTTTTTTTATCCGGACTCGAAAGAAGCCCCAATTTGCGGACATGCATTGCTGGGAGCCGCCAGTCATCTGAAGTCATCCGTATTCTCGGTGGAAACCGGGACGGGGATCAGCCAGGTGCGAAAACAGGGTGATCAGGTGAGCGTCAGCATGGCGCCTTCTGTAGCCGTTCCGCCGAATTTTTCGGATGTGGCGGAGGCAGGTTGGTTCGGGTTATCACCCGCTCAGATGCTGGCACAAGGCATATTCAGTGCCGGAAAACCGAAATGGTGTATTGAGCTGGATAGTCTGGAAAGCCTCAATGCCGTTCATTTTGAGCTTGAAGCATTAGCTGCATGGAATCAGGGTAAAAACTTCAGCGGATATATTCTCTATACCCGCACTGAAGAAGGCATTTATGCCCGAGCGTCGAACCCGCTGTATAACATCCCGGAAGATCCCGCGTGCGCAGTCTGCTGTGCAGCTTTACCCTTCACGGATTTTCCTCAGGCGGTTCATATGGGATATCCGGCATATGACAATCTGATCCATCTGCACACAGAAGACGAAACGTTGTGGGTGGGCGGATATGTGTATCGCCGCAAAGGCGAATGA
- a CDS encoding MFS transporter, whose protein sequence is MKNFPAYIEFFTKMASAIFTLLLGKLLYDQTNSLWAFATAYGGEFLIVTLIQLYAGSFADRYAPARILIAINALSVSVFLFLAMSYDVLYSVSLLIAAAMVYVFRPFYRTSLFVLVREISAKDELKVVNGRMTSASQLGQIIGLSLTGLFLSWYSEIAVFYLMTLIYGFCFVLSLSIYRRRRFNTTAEAQEKPQQLNWHDFVDFIKSDRAFSVRLASSFSIAASLGGFYLLLAPLVAAKFSDDTVWLSWLSVSYASGAILSGILMKQFHRRFQSLSSDFHLMLNQGISAVAFLCYGLFEQLLWLPVMLFCFGASTTFAAVSLSSFLQSRTLNGVAGRTAAAQNILIAAGNTFVAFYCSYLFDWSFDAAALGLALLILVLMCFFFGVCRLYPESETEATRTLATE, encoded by the coding sequence TTGAAAAATTTTCCGGCTTATATCGAATTTTTTACCAAGATGGCCAGTGCCATTTTTACGCTGTTACTGGGCAAACTTTTATACGATCAGACGAATAGTTTGTGGGCATTTGCCACAGCTTATGGCGGCGAATTTTTAATTGTCACGCTCATCCAGCTTTATGCCGGATCTTTTGCGGACCGATATGCACCGGCCCGGATACTGATTGCCATTAATGCACTGAGTGTGTCTGTGTTTCTTTTTCTGGCGATGAGCTATGACGTGCTCTATTCGGTCAGTTTATTGATTGCTGCCGCGATGGTGTATGTGTTCCGGCCATTTTACCGGACGTCTCTGTTTGTTCTGGTCAGGGAAATTTCCGCAAAAGATGAATTGAAAGTGGTAAATGGGCGCATGACATCAGCGTCTCAGCTTGGTCAGATCATTGGTTTATCACTAACCGGGTTATTTTTATCCTGGTACTCTGAAATTGCCGTTTTTTATCTGATGACACTGATCTATGGGTTCTGCTTCGTGCTGAGCCTTTCCATCTATCGCCGCCGCCGTTTCAACACCACAGCGGAAGCACAGGAAAAGCCTCAGCAGCTAAACTGGCATGATTTTGTTGATTTCATCAAAAGTGACCGGGCTTTCAGTGTTCGTCTGGCCAGCAGTTTCTCCATTGCTGCTTCATTGGGAGGTTTTTATCTACTGCTGGCGCCGCTGGTGGCTGCAAAATTTTCTGATGATACCGTCTGGTTGTCGTGGCTGAGCGTCAGCTATGCATCGGGTGCGATTCTGTCCGGGATACTGATGAAGCAATTCCATCGGAGGTTCCAGTCACTTTCTTCCGATTTTCACCTGATGCTGAATCAGGGTATCTCTGCTGTTGCATTCCTGTGCTACGGGCTGTTTGAACAATTGCTGTGGCTGCCGGTAATGCTGTTTTGTTTTGGCGCTTCGACTACGTTTGCAGCGGTGAGTCTGTCTTCGTTTTTGCAATCAAGGACGCTCAACGGTGTTGCTGGCCGAACGGCAGCGGCCCAAAACATCCTGATTGCGGCGGGCAATACATTCGTTGCATTTTATTGTTCATACCTGTTTGACTGGTCGTTCGACGCTGCAGCATTAGGACTGGCATTGCTCATCCTGGTATTGATGTGCTTCTTCTTTGGTGTGTGCAGGTTATATCCGGAATCAGAAACAGAAGCGACCCGAACTCTGGCCACGGAATAA
- a CDS encoding GNAT family N-acetyltransferase, whose product MTMDDYQAVMNIWSESEGLSLRDADSPESIGAYLARNPGTSFVAEHQGKVVGTVLAGTDGRRGYLQHLAVSESHRSQGIGQMLIEKAVEGLAAAGIAKTHLFVFCENEAAQRFYERLGWFARDEVRMYSFNASDNQNV is encoded by the coding sequence ATGACGATGGATGATTATCAGGCCGTGATGAATATCTGGTCTGAATCTGAAGGGTTATCTTTGCGGGATGCGGATTCACCGGAAAGCATTGGAGCTTATCTGGCGCGGAATCCGGGGACCAGTTTTGTGGCCGAACACCAGGGCAAGGTCGTGGGGACCGTACTGGCGGGAACCGACGGGCGCAGGGGATATCTGCAGCACCTGGCCGTTTCTGAGTCGCATCGTTCACAAGGGATTGGTCAGATGCTGATTGAAAAAGCCGTGGAAGGGCTGGCGGCGGCTGGTATTGCAAAAACGCATCTTTTTGTCTTTTGCGAGAATGAGGCGGCGCAGCGTTTTTATGAACGTCTGGGCTGGTTCGCTCGTGATGAAGTCCGGATGTATTCTTTTAATGCTTCAGACAATCAGAATGTCTGA
- a CDS encoding DJ-1/PfpI family protein, whose amino-acid sequence MKIAILTFDGFNELDSLIAYSILHRVKGEHWQVQITSPTPTVTSMNGLKISAQQPLAYANQADAVILGSGNCTRQLVTDEHLLNALSLNPDRQLLAAQCSGVLWLPALGIQNHQPVCTDLTTQPWARDAGLKVLEQPFHASQSVATAGGCMASQYLSMWLIAKSAGISFARNAIHYVAPVGEKEATVNHCLSVIEPYLE is encoded by the coding sequence ATGAAGATCGCCATCCTCACGTTTGACGGATTTAATGAGCTTGATTCACTGATAGCCTATTCCATTCTTCACCGGGTGAAAGGGGAGCACTGGCAGGTACAGATCACCAGCCCCACACCGACAGTCACTTCCATGAATGGACTGAAAATTTCCGCACAACAGCCGCTTGCGTATGCCAATCAGGCGGATGCGGTGATTCTGGGCAGCGGCAATTGTACCCGTCAGCTGGTTACCGATGAACATTTATTAAATGCACTTTCGCTGAACCCGGACAGACAGCTGCTGGCTGCCCAGTGTTCGGGCGTATTGTGGTTACCGGCATTAGGCATTCAGAACCATCAGCCGGTTTGTACGGATCTGACCACGCAGCCCTGGGCAAGGGATGCCGGACTGAAGGTACTGGAGCAGCCATTTCATGCCAGCCAGTCGGTTGCCACTGCTGGCGGATGCATGGCATCTCAGTATCTTTCAATGTGGCTGATTGCAAAATCTGCGGGTATCTCGTTTGCCAGAAATGCGATCCATTATGTTGCCCCAGTGGGAGAGAAAGAAGCGACGGTCAATCACTGCCTGTCTGTTATTGAACCTTATTTAGAGTAA
- a CDS encoding VOC family protein translates to MKQAIVHVALLVKDYDEAIDFYVNKLKFELIEDSYQPEQDKRWVVVSPPGSDGVALLLARASKPEQMDFIGNQSGGRVFLFLNTDDFWRDYERMAAEGIRFVRPPSEQEYGTVAVFEDLYGNQWDLLQLNPDHPMATRGRTKP, encoded by the coding sequence ATGAAACAAGCCATAGTTCACGTTGCATTGTTGGTGAAAGACTACGATGAAGCGATTGATTTTTATGTGAATAAGCTGAAATTCGAATTGATTGAAGACAGCTATCAGCCAGAGCAGGACAAGCGCTGGGTGGTGGTTTCTCCGCCGGGTTCTGACGGTGTTGCACTGTTGCTGGCCAGAGCTTCCAAACCCGAGCAGATGGATTTTATCGGTAATCAGTCCGGCGGGCGCGTCTTTCTGTTTCTGAACACGGATGATTTCTGGCGTGACTATGAACGTATGGCCGCTGAGGGCATCCGTTTTGTACGTCCGCCAAGCGAGCAGGAATACGGCACGGTTGCGGTGTTTGAGGATTTGTACGGTAACCAGTGGGATTTGTTGCAACTCAATCCTGATCATCCGATGGCAACACGAGGCAGAACGAAACCATGA
- a CDS encoding DUF6151 family protein: MATIRLACECGEVQGTALVPAPSSGNRVVCYCKDCQAFAEQLKPERILTAHRGTAIFQLSPSSVQWTKGAEQIRCLRLTPDGLYRWYAGCCETPLANTLKPGFPFVGLIETAIVPEDRTEAHLGPVRAHAYPQHADPVLPEEILRTNRVWPMMIRVMLKILGWKLTGKGKPNPFFNLDGQPKVPPEIVNK, encoded by the coding sequence ATGGCAACAATTCGTCTTGCTTGTGAATGCGGGGAAGTTCAGGGGACTGCACTGGTGCCTGCGCCATCGTCTGGTAATCGTGTGGTGTGCTATTGCAAGGATTGTCAGGCATTTGCTGAGCAGTTGAAACCGGAAAGAATCTTAACCGCACATCGTGGCACCGCGATTTTTCAGCTCAGCCCTTCCAGCGTCCAATGGACAAAAGGGGCGGAACAGATTCGCTGTCTGCGTCTGACGCCGGACGGACTTTATCGCTGGTATGCCGGCTGTTGTGAGACCCCGCTTGCAAATACCCTGAAACCCGGTTTTCCATTCGTGGGACTGATTGAAACCGCGATTGTCCCTGAAGACAGAACTGAAGCGCATCTCGGACCGGTTCGCGCGCATGCTTATCCGCAACATGCTGATCCTGTTTTGCCGGAAGAAATTCTGCGGACAAACCGGGTCTGGCCAATGATGATCCGGGTGATGCTGAAAATTCTGGGCTGGAAACTGACGGGGAAAGGCAAACCGAATCCTTTTTTCAACCTGGATGGTCAGCCGAAGGTCCCGCCGGAAATCGTGAATAAATGA
- a CDS encoding NUDIX domain-containing protein, whose protein sequence is MQDIHDCVSFMLIRDEEILLEKRKLTKAVDPGLMVIPGGHVEAGETLEEALHREVEEELTVTPVRYFPLCTLYHPTLELQRLHYYVVTDWTGEITAQEAEAVIWTSLQETAPATIAADNIALAEYRRVVLPMLANAG, encoded by the coding sequence ATGCAAGATATTCATGACTGCGTGTCCTTTATGCTGATTCGCGATGAAGAGATACTGCTGGAAAAACGTAAACTCACCAAAGCGGTCGACCCGGGTTTAATGGTGATACCGGGCGGACATGTCGAAGCCGGTGAAACGCTGGAAGAGGCCTTACACCGCGAAGTTGAAGAAGAACTTACCGTTACGCCCGTTCGTTATTTTCCGTTGTGTACGCTGTACCATCCAACGCTGGAATTGCAGCGGTTGCACTATTACGTGGTAACTGATTGGACCGGCGAGATTACGGCCCAAGAAGCTGAAGCAGTGATCTGGACGTCTTTACAGGAAACCGCACCGGCAACCATTGCTGCGGATAACATCGCGCTGGCGGAATATCGCCGGGTCGTTTTGCCGATGCTGGCCAATGCCGGATAG
- a CDS encoding nucleotidyltransferase family protein, whose product MSQMLKQEAELADRLSQWLRQDDLRMSVLAVVESLNLPQAYVGAGFVRNLVWDHLHGYNPPTSLNDVDVVYFDPSEQTQEKAWQTEAQLNREYPFVVWQVRNQALMHTRNGDQPYTSTMDAISYWVECETAVAARSVAGELDIIACFGLTSLFAGCLTHNPRRPFTAFQTRVAEKQWLEHWPGLKVVVPHQPEAPTV is encoded by the coding sequence ATGAGTCAGATGTTGAAACAGGAAGCCGAACTGGCAGACAGACTGTCGCAGTGGCTGCGACAGGATGATCTGCGTATGTCGGTGTTAGCCGTTGTAGAATCGCTGAACTTACCGCAAGCATATGTCGGGGCCGGGTTTGTCCGAAATCTGGTGTGGGATCATTTACATGGTTACAACCCGCCGACATCGCTCAATGATGTCGATGTGGTTTATTTCGACCCGTCTGAGCAGACACAGGAAAAAGCCTGGCAAACAGAAGCACAGCTGAACCGTGAATATCCGTTTGTGGTTTGGCAGGTTCGCAATCAGGCACTGATGCACACACGAAATGGCGATCAGCCGTATACCAGCACGATGGATGCCATCAGTTATTGGGTTGAATGTGAGACGGCTGTCGCGGCCCGCAGTGTGGCAGGAGAACTGGATATTATTGCCTGCTTTGGCCTGACATCTTTGTTTGCCGGCTGCCTGACGCACAATCCACGTCGTCCGTTCACGGCTTTTCAGACAAGAGTGGCAGAAAAACAGTGGCTCGAACACTGGCCCGGACTGAAAGTCGTGGTGCCGCATCAGCCCGAAGCGCCAACGGTGTGA
- a CDS encoding GNAT family N-acetyltransferase, whose translation MAIRQMTAGDVGQVEALVKASFMACVATSLRPAGIQTFFKVASKEALLLRLQEDNLILVYEEQDVITGMAELKQGAHLSMLFVLPEWQGKGIARCLLQSLLPYCRHPELTVRSSLNAVSFYESQGFQKNGGPAELAGLRYQPLSFAVPETTAPEGRSSSALSQKSQ comes from the coding sequence ATGGCAATCAGGCAGATGACAGCTGGTGATGTCGGACAGGTTGAAGCGTTGGTCAAAGCATCGTTTATGGCTTGTGTTGCGACCAGCTTGCGCCCGGCAGGGATTCAGACCTTTTTCAAAGTTGCATCGAAGGAAGCATTGTTACTGCGTCTTCAGGAAGACAATCTCATACTGGTGTATGAAGAACAGGATGTGATTACAGGCATGGCTGAACTGAAACAGGGCGCCCATTTGTCCATGCTTTTTGTTTTACCAGAGTGGCAGGGCAAGGGGATTGCCCGGTGTCTGTTGCAGTCACTGTTGCCATATTGTCGGCATCCGGAGCTGACGGTGCGTTCCTCACTGAATGCGGTCTCTTTTTATGAATCTCAGGGCTTTCAGAAAAATGGCGGGCCTGCTGAACTTGCAGGCCTGCGCTATCAGCCTTTGTCGTTTGCCGTGCCGGAGACTACAGCGCCTGAAGGTCGCTCTTCTTCAGCGCTTTCGCAAAAGTCACAATAG
- a CDS encoding LysR family transcriptional regulator — translation MATKISTRHLQMVMAVAKAGSVSEAASEIGLTQSALSHRIREAERLLNTELFYRQHKKLIPTSAGQRLLLSASVVLSELERAENDIDKLSVGIEHVIRVGNEVFGGYHWLPPFIKQFGETYPSYAVEIIPDVSLDPFTALRNGTIDLAIVSGTITQTGFRTFKLFRDEMVAVMPDQHPDAGKTWLTPQDIASNTYITYHTTPGPGREYEQLFSPNQLLPPKVIRAGVTEAVVEFVRTGTGITIMPTWVVKPYLKGGGLSTAKVTKQGLYIHWQALIRKDERPDSPIVTFAKALKKSDLQAL, via the coding sequence ATGGCGACAAAAATCAGTACCCGTCACTTACAAATGGTTATGGCTGTGGCAAAAGCAGGCAGTGTGTCAGAAGCCGCCAGCGAAATCGGGCTCACTCAGTCGGCGCTCAGCCACCGGATCCGGGAAGCAGAAAGATTGCTCAATACCGAGCTGTTTTACCGGCAACATAAAAAACTGATTCCGACGAGCGCGGGCCAGCGGCTGCTGTTATCCGCATCCGTCGTGCTCAGTGAGCTGGAAAGGGCTGAAAATGATATCGATAAGCTATCGGTCGGTATTGAACATGTCATTCGTGTCGGCAATGAAGTGTTCGGGGGATATCACTGGCTGCCCCCTTTTATCAAACAGTTTGGCGAAACATATCCGAGCTATGCCGTCGAAATCATTCCGGATGTTTCCCTTGACCCGTTTACCGCGTTACGCAATGGCACGATTGATCTCGCGATTGTTTCCGGCACGATTACCCAAACCGGATTCCGCACTTTCAAATTGTTCCGGGACGAAATGGTGGCCGTTATGCCCGACCAACACCCGGATGCCGGCAAAACCTGGCTCACACCGCAGGATATCGCCTCAAATACCTACATTACCTACCATACGACGCCCGGACCCGGCCGGGAGTATGAGCAATTGTTCAGCCCAAACCAGCTGCTGCCCCCTAAAGTGATTCGTGCAGGGGTGACCGAGGCGGTTGTTGAATTTGTCAGAACGGGCACAGGCATCACCATTATGCCGACCTGGGTTGTCAAACCTTATCTGAAGGGCGGCGGTTTAAGCACCGCCAAAGTGACAAAACAGGGCCTTTACATCCATTGGCAGGCCCTGATCCGAAAGGATGAACGCCCAGATTCACCTATTGTGACTTTTGCGAAAGCGCTGAAGAAGAGCGACCTTCAGGCGCTGTAG